A single window of Mangifera indica cultivar Alphonso chromosome 18, CATAS_Mindica_2.1, whole genome shotgun sequence DNA harbors:
- the LOC123202305 gene encoding uncharacterized protein LOC123202305, with translation MEKFQRRRSKITSFTGDLHVSREPVFREGKRQHQKHKKFPKLASDSISCSSDADDDSLTFEVGKISSKQTRRPIKELLAGEMSRETQSKRRSPSLIERLMGLDGLPPQQSAHKQQKRSTEIHQQRTASVGRAQRSGASSGHLSFRKSSMKEQEFKDIYEVLDPSKMESSNNTLLETSKTMFT, from the exons ATGGAGAAGTTTCAGCGAAGGAGGTCAAAGATTACGAGCTTCACTGGTGATCTACATGTCTCAAGGGAACCTGTGTTCCGAGAAG GAAAAAGACAGCAccagaaacataaaaaatttccgAAATTGGCCTCTGATTCTATTTCATGCAGTAGTGATGCAGATGATGATTCA TTGACATTTGAGGTGGGGAAGATATCTTCAAAACAAACCAGAAGACCAATTAAGGAGTTGTTAGCAGGAGAGATGTCAAGAGAAACACAATCCAAGAGAAGATCACCTAGTTTAATTGAAAGATTGATGGGTCTTGATGGTCTTCCACCTCAGCAATCTGCTCATAAACAACAGAAAAGGTCCACGGAGATTCATCAACAAAGGACGGCATCAGTAGGAAGAGCTCAAAGGAGCGGGGCATCTTCTGGTCACCTATCTTTTAGGAAAAGCTCTATGAAAGAACAAGAATTCAAAGATATATATGAAGTTTTAGATCCATCGAAGATGGAGAGCAGCAATAACACATTGCTGGAGACTTCAAAGACAATGTTTACTTAG
- the LOC123201392 gene encoding protein SLOW GREEN 1, chloroplastic-like has protein sequence MEPLAKVHSRHQPLSLSLNHHRPSFSKPISALSFRTTTATPFKFSSVRASSSTHQNPKPNRSLLQTLNPLAWSLVKTASVTVAAAAALLFTRLHHIKPAIASPIEAPTVESTAESSEKTEDFTFEEKERNVQQHLSEQPNDVEALRLLLELKLKSHKVPEAIEVIGRLIEVEPDEFEWPLLKCQVLNYSGDFEAASKGFEQILQKDPLRVEAFHGLVMAYEATGYTLKDLEKRIESAMQKCKKENKNSDLRNFKLLIAQIRVMESKHSEALKVYEELVKEEPRDFRPYLCQGIIYTLLNNDVEAEKQFEKFRRLVPNDHPYRQFFADDIFAKKLFGEKVEREGMGSRS, from the coding sequence ATGGAACCCCTTGCTAAAGTACACAGCCGTCACCAAcccctttctctttctctcaatCACCACCGTCCATCATTTTCTAAACCTATTTCTGCCCTCTCCTTCAGAACAACCACCGCCACACCCTTCAAATTCTCCTCCGTCAGAGCCTCTTCTTCCacccatcaaaaccctaaaccgaACCGTTCCCTCCTCCAAACTCTAAATCCACTCGCCTGGTCTCTCGTCAAAACAGCTTCTGTAACCGTCGCTGCCGCTGCCGCATTACTCTTCACGCGCCTCCACCACATTAAACCCGCAATTGCTTCCCCAATCGAGGCGCCCACGGTGGAGTCCACTGCTGAATCATCGGAAAAGACAGAGGATTTTACTTtcgaagaaaaagagagaaatgttcAGCAGCACTTGAGTGAACAACCCAACGATGTTGAAGCTCTTCGCTTGCTCCTGGAGCTTAAATTGAAGTCGCATAAAGTACCGGAGGCAATCGAAGTTATTGGACGGTTAATTGAGGTCGAACCGGATGAATTTGAATGGCCGTTGTTGAAATGCCAAGTTTTAAACTATTCTGGGGATTTCGAGGCTGCCTCTAAAGGGTTTGAGCAAATATTACAAAAAGACCCGCTTCGAGTTGAGGCTTTTCACGGGCTGGTGATGGCTTATGAGGCCACGGGCTATACGTTAAAGGACTTGGAGAAGAGAATTGAGAGTGCAATGCAGAAGTGCAAGAAGGAAAACAAGAATTCTGATTTAAGGaactttaaattattgattGCGCAAATTCGGGTTATGGAGAGTAAACATTCAGAGGCATTGAAGGTATATGAGGAGCTCGTGAAGGAAGAGCCGAGGGATTTCAGGCCCTACTTGTGTCAAGGAATTATATACACTTTGTTGAATAATGACGTTGAGGCCGAGAAACAGTTTGAGAAATTTCGAAGGCTTGTTCCAAATGATCACCCCTACAGACAATTTTTTGCTGATGACATTTTTGCAAAAAAGCTTTTCGGGGAGAAGGTAGAAAGAGAGGGCATGGGATCGAGAAGTTGA